The Sediminispirochaeta bajacaliforniensis DSM 16054 genome contains a region encoding:
- a CDS encoding CHASE2 domain-containing protein, with translation MRKNSVFRLYYLIPLIVAALVTSVMLLPQMQNGDRRIFDLFMHLKPAVKEDNSILLLDIDDLAIAQVGTWPWSRSVVADGLILLSEFDAEAAVFDIEYVDKSPLGIDSRYLEQKIPALFQENFSVLGENVTAFFTALVNGDIPLNGAESYISDLKGINQQVMKLLLDAVRSISRDNDAYLGQALNFFGNGWITVNMLPNEVELAKVSDDLKNYVKEHVSLKNIRIEGAYTPSLQGPSVQPAIMKLLSKAAGAGFPNVVVDNDGVRRRIDLLAEYDGKYFGQLAFVPLLKRLGNPQIIAKPGSITLKGEKESVTIPLDGKGRMLINWPPKIFDDSFRHLSYNNLVVHGRLEEQIVANLKIMEEAGYLDFYKGQAPPMDLYRYAEQLKEDLLAEAGKEGIQDRSKVDEYREVRKQFFEECTALIAGDTERAIIGEIDRLLSSGQLNEEQKKEYEAIKAEVTDSFAAIATDISKLSAIRESLSKELSGAFVIIGHTGISTTDIGVNPFAKEYMNVGTHAAVVNTILQKDFLRELPLSAGVAIALLFTLLLSLLIRRLSPLPSILVGIAFILGTFGAGLILFLSLGWYLPLLTPLLMISITFLSISLIKFLKTEGEKSFLRTAFGHYLSNEVINQLIDEPERLNLGGEKKRLTAMFTDIRGFSTISEQLDPTELVTLLNNYLTGMSDIILEQFGTIDKYEGDAIIAFFGAPVDYQDHAWRACHSAIRMKRVEKELNKRFLDEKMAPGPLMTRIGINTGEMVVGNMGTLQKMDYTIMGNAVNLAARLEGVNKRYGTWILISEETRKGFREEFVVRKLDRVRVVGINTPVRLYELVEETSHIDDNIGEGLELFDRGMNLFEAWDWEGAKNMFSRVLKMIPGDGPSLFFIDRAEKFMKTPPPKEWDGVFNLTLK, from the coding sequence ATGCGAAAGAATAGCGTCTTTCGACTTTACTATCTTATTCCGCTTATCGTTGCCGCTCTGGTAACATCTGTGATGTTACTGCCGCAGATGCAGAACGGCGACAGGCGCATTTTCGATCTTTTCATGCATCTCAAACCAGCTGTGAAAGAGGATAATTCGATTTTGCTCCTCGATATCGATGATCTCGCCATTGCCCAGGTGGGAACCTGGCCATGGAGCAGAAGTGTGGTAGCAGACGGGCTGATCCTTCTCAGCGAATTCGATGCCGAAGCGGCGGTTTTCGATATCGAGTATGTGGACAAAAGCCCCCTGGGAATCGACTCCCGCTATCTCGAGCAGAAGATTCCCGCCCTGTTTCAGGAAAACTTCTCGGTTCTCGGAGAAAACGTCACTGCCTTTTTTACGGCCCTGGTCAACGGCGATATTCCCCTCAATGGGGCCGAGAGCTATATCTCCGATCTGAAGGGCATCAACCAACAGGTCATGAAACTGCTGCTGGATGCGGTTCGTTCCATCTCCCGGGACAACGACGCATACCTCGGCCAGGCCCTCAACTTTTTTGGGAACGGCTGGATAACGGTAAATATGCTGCCCAACGAGGTTGAGCTGGCAAAGGTCAGCGACGACCTGAAAAACTATGTAAAAGAGCATGTGAGCCTGAAAAACATCCGTATAGAAGGAGCCTATACCCCCTCTTTGCAGGGCCCTTCAGTCCAGCCGGCGATTATGAAACTTCTATCGAAAGCGGCAGGGGCCGGTTTTCCCAATGTTGTGGTCGACAATGATGGTGTACGGCGGAGAATCGATCTCCTGGCGGAATACGATGGGAAGTATTTCGGTCAGCTCGCCTTTGTCCCCCTGCTGAAGCGGCTTGGAAATCCGCAGATCATCGCGAAGCCGGGAAGCATCACCCTCAAGGGGGAGAAAGAAAGTGTCACGATCCCCCTTGATGGCAAGGGAAGGATGCTTATTAATTGGCCGCCGAAAATTTTCGACGACAGTTTTCGACATCTCTCCTATAACAACCTGGTGGTACACGGCCGGCTGGAAGAGCAGATTGTTGCGAATCTGAAGATTATGGAAGAGGCGGGATATCTCGATTTCTACAAGGGCCAGGCGCCCCCCATGGATCTTTATCGCTATGCGGAACAGCTGAAGGAAGATCTGCTCGCCGAAGCGGGCAAGGAGGGTATACAAGACCGCTCAAAGGTCGACGAATATCGTGAAGTTCGCAAGCAGTTCTTTGAGGAATGTACGGCCCTCATAGCCGGAGACACAGAGCGTGCCATCATAGGTGAAATCGATCGGCTCCTTTCCTCCGGCCAGCTGAACGAAGAGCAGAAAAAGGAATACGAGGCGATCAAGGCGGAAGTTACGGACTCCTTTGCCGCAATAGCAACCGATATTTCAAAGCTATCGGCGATACGGGAGAGCCTTTCGAAAGAGCTTTCCGGGGCCTTCGTCATCATCGGTCACACCGGAATATCAACCACCGATATCGGCGTAAATCCCTTTGCGAAGGAATATATGAACGTCGGAACCCACGCGGCCGTCGTCAATACGATTCTTCAGAAGGATTTCCTTCGGGAGCTGCCTCTGTCCGCAGGGGTGGCCATAGCACTGCTTTTCACCCTGCTGCTTTCCCTTCTCATCAGGCGTCTCTCGCCGCTGCCTTCCATTCTCGTGGGGATCGCCTTCATACTCGGAACCTTCGGTGCGGGACTCATCCTCTTTCTTAGCCTCGGCTGGTATCTTCCGCTCCTAACGCCCTTGTTGATGATTTCCATCACCTTCCTCTCCATTTCCCTTATCAAGTTTTTGAAAACCGAGGGCGAAAAGAGCTTCTTGCGAACGGCCTTCGGTCATTACCTGTCGAACGAAGTAATCAATCAGCTGATTGATGAACCGGAACGGCTCAACCTCGGAGGAGAAAAGAAACGGCTCACTGCCATGTTCACCGATATCAGAGGATTTTCCACGATCAGCGAACAGCTTGATCCGACCGAACTGGTAACCCTGCTCAACAACTATCTGACCGGTATGAGCGATATTATTTTGGAACAGTTCGGAACCATTGACAAATACGAAGGAGACGCCATCATCGCCTTTTTCGGAGCGCCTGTTGATTATCAGGACCATGCGTGGAGGGCCTGTCACTCGGCGATACGGATGAAGCGGGTGGAAAAGGAGTTGAATAAACGTTTTCTTGATGAGAAGATGGCTCCAGGCCCCCTTATGACGAGGATCGGCATCAACACCGGAGAGATGGTTGTGGGTAATATGGGGACTCTCCAGAAAATGGACTACACCATCATGGGAAATGCCGTAAACCTTGCCGCGCGACTCGAAGGGGTAAACAAAAGATACGGTACATGGATTCTTATCAGCGAAGAAACGAGAAAGGGATTCAGAGAGGAATTTGTCGTCCGTAAACTCGACAGGGTACGGGTGGTCGGAATCAACACCCCGGTACGTCTCTACGAATTGGTTGAAGAAACAAGCCATATCGACGACAACATAGGAGAAGGGCTTGAACTATTCGACAGGGGGATGAACCTTTTCGAGGCCTGGGACTGGGAAGGGGCTAAAAACATGTTTTCCCGGGTTTTAAAGATGATTCCAGGCGACGGTCCTTCCCTCTTTTTTATCGATCGTGCGGAGAAATTCATGAAGACACCACCTCCGAAGGAGTGGGACGGGGTCTTTAATCTTACCCTGAAATAA
- a CDS encoding FecR family protein has product MKSIVRIILLSLSMLLFTVTAFSAENAVVEKVSGKVELQKNGGSWEAVSAGDEIPLGATISTGFRSEALLQVGTATLEVKQLTRMRLDELIEKEGVVKTDLFLRVGRVRTEVKHTEGLQQDFRLRSPVSTAAVRGTSFSFDGSNLQVFTGLVALTNSLNQVARVAAGENSSTDGFTLPPEGVEALEQMFNVSINTSQIEDLVNLLPAADTTGSVTINWTYSSPQ; this is encoded by the coding sequence ATGAAATCCATCGTTCGTATTATTCTACTTTCGCTCTCTATGTTGCTTTTTACGGTAACGGCCTTCTCCGCGGAGAACGCTGTCGTCGAAAAGGTTTCCGGAAAGGTCGAACTGCAAAAGAATGGAGGAAGCTGGGAGGCTGTTTCCGCCGGAGATGAGATTCCCCTGGGGGCGACCATCTCTACCGGCTTTCGTTCCGAAGCACTTTTACAGGTTGGCACGGCGACCCTCGAGGTAAAGCAGCTTACCCGTATGCGTCTCGACGAGCTCATTGAAAAAGAGGGTGTAGTCAAAACCGATCTTTTCCTTCGGGTCGGTCGGGTCAGAACCGAGGTAAAACACACCGAGGGGCTCCAGCAGGATTTCCGTCTGAGAAGCCCCGTCTCCACCGCTGCGGTAAGAGGCACGAGCTTCTCCTTCGACGGTTCAAACCTTCAAGTTTTTACCGGTCTTGTGGCCCTCACCAACAGCCTCAATCAGGTTGCCCGTGTGGCAGCCGGTGAAAATTCCTCCACCGACGGTTTCACCCTTCCTCCCGAAGGTGTCGAAGCCCTGGAGCAGATGTTCAATGTTTCCATCAACACATCGCAGATCGAAGATTTGGTGAACCTCCTGCCCGCGGCAGACACGACAGGAAGCGTTACGATTAACTGGACCTATAGTAGTCCTCAATAA